A section of the Amblyomma americanum isolate KBUSLIRL-KWMA chromosome 2, ASM5285725v1, whole genome shotgun sequence genome encodes:
- the LOC144118595 gene encoding testis-specific serine/threonine-protein kinase 6-like, which yields MAARASITEPFSGTGHRIGVKGDQRYAVKIIPRHLAPREYVYHFLPRELAIIPKLQHPNIIRVYDILEIKRKVFVVMELATQEDLLLKITKDGRFSESKAFDYFDQICDAVAYLHRQNIVHRDLKCENILLSAKRQIKLADFSFARQNRERLLFSFFLER from the exons ATGGCCGCGAG AGCCAGTATAACGGAGCCATTCTCTGGCACCGGACACAGGATCGGCGTGAAGGGTGACCAGCGCTATGCGGTCAAGATCATCCCTCGGCACCTGGCCCCGCGCGAGTATGTGTACCACTTCCTGCCCCGAGAGTTGGCCATCATCCCCAAGCTGCAGCACCCGAACATCATCCGCGTCTACGACATCCTCGAGATCAAGCGCAAGGTGTTCGTCGTCATGGAGCTGGCCACGCAAGAGGACCTTCTGCTCAAGATCACCAAGGACGGCCGCTTCTCCGAGAGCAAAGCCTTCGACTACTTCGACCAGATATGCGACGCGGTCGCCTACCTGCACCGGCAGAACATCGTCCACCGAGACCTCAAGTGCGAGAACATCCTCCTGAGCGCCAAAAGGCAGATCAAGCTGGCCGACTTCTCCTTCGCCCGGCAGAACCGTGAGAGGCTTTTATTCTCCTTTTTTTTAGAACGATAG